In the Dermochelys coriacea isolate rDerCor1 chromosome 23, rDerCor1.pri.v4, whole genome shotgun sequence genome, CCAGGGATTGAACCCGGGACCTCATACATGCGAAGCATGCGCTCTACCACTGAGCTACATCCCCTTCTGCAAGCCCCTTTCCCATACACCAGGTTTGCTTCCAGCACTGGGCTGGGGTGCCCAGCACCCAGGATATGATGTCCATGAAGATCGGACTCCCACTTTCCCTAGACAAGACGAGGTGGCCGAGTGGTTAAGGCGATGGACTGCTAATCCATTGTGCTCTGCACGCGTGGGTTCGAATCCCATCCTCGTCGGTTCTGTTGGTTTAGTTATCTTTTTGGGGTACAACACATTAGCACCAAACTGTGGGCTCAGGATACCCCCTCTCCCATTGAGCTGCCAGCGCCCGCTGGGTTTCATTCCCACACGCCTCACGTTGCTCTTTCTCGATGCGAAAGCTAATTTAaatatgccaaaaaattaacttGTCTGTGCTTTGGGCGGCAGGGGAGTTCCAAGCAAGCGCCTGTTTATAAAGCCCCGGGCACGGAATGGTCACCCTGCTTCATGCAACCTCTGAAAAGCCTGGCTTCGCCCTCCGGCCTTCAAAGCAGCCGTGAAAGAGTTTGTGATGGGGCAGGCGCTGGTGCCTTTTACTGTATGCGAGACTGTACTGCGCAAAGAAGGTGACAACTATTTGGGTCCAAGATACAAGCTCCTCTTTCGTCCTGCTCTGAGCGGCAGCCGGTTGGGGGTCATTCTCTAACCTGACCCACTGATTCGTATTTCCAGCCCCATCCATACCTGGTCCTTTCCCTCACTAGCTTTCCTTTGCTTATCTCTGCCCCCACAGGTGGTCTTCCCCTGTAGCCCCAGCGGCCCTTGCGTCTTCTCAGTTGTGGTTTCACCGCGTTGAGCTTTTGTATAATGAAGAAGAAATTACATCGACTCCCGTAATAGAAACGAGTCAATGGCCCCAAAGAAGAAGCCACGAATAAATAACGCTACGTGTGAAATCGAGGAGGAGGTACGTGCCCAGGAAAAGTAGATGTCTCTGTGGCGCAATCGGTTAGCGCGTTCGGCTGTTAACCGAAAGGTTGGTGGTTCGAGCCCACCCAGGGACGAGTGCTATTTAAAGCGCCGGTGCTTTTAGCTACTTCCAGGTACTTTTGCGCCTGCTGTCGTGTTACATTAtccagatgacaggtttcagagtagcagccgtgttagtctgtattcgcaaaaagaaaaggcgtacttagtctctaaggtgtcacaagtactcttcttaTTATCCAGATGGTTCACACGGTTTACTTTATAATCTGTGTCGTGTATACACCACACTTTAGACCCCTAATTAACCTTGCAGGCACAGGAATGGGGAGTCCGTTGACTTCCCAGCAGTTGGGGATCTTTTCTGGTTGCACCCATTTCTCTTCACCATTTAGTTTAGCCCCCTATTTGCCCCCCTCGTGCGAATAATGGATGGATTGTTAAAAAGTCAGCTCTCAGCATCAAGGTACAAAGACATGACACGCCTATGTCGCTCATCTCcttttaaatagatttattttcaCCGAAATATCTCTCTCCCTAGAACTTCAAGAACAGATTTTGAGTTTCTACATATAAAACCCACAGTAGGGACCCAGCCTTGGAACATATATCTGAGGGGGGCAGACTGGGGAGTCACTCAATAAGGCCTTTAAAAATGCTGTGTCTTGGGTGGTTTTCATTGCCCCCCGCTATCTTACACCAACATCCGTCAACCAACCCTGGGCCAAGTCTGCATTTCACTACCAACTTTTCAGTTCAGTGTAAATGCAAATCACCCTAATTCCAGCTCGGTTGGATTAAACCGACATTTTGTAGAAGATTTAGGGGGAAGCTGAAAACCCGAATATAGTTAATCTCTGATCATCTTATAAGTAAACTTTATTTTTCGCTGAGCTAATGGTATCAAAGCTAGATCACATTTGCAGATGGACCTCATTGCAATATTTATAAGACAAGAAACTTTGCAGTAAACGGACTCCgtgtttagaaaaaacaaaagccactTAGCAAATTGTAACCCTGATTAAGGCAGACAAAAGTAAATTTCAACGCTTTCGCGTGGGCACGTGGTGGCTCTTAGAAGAGCCTTTGGGGGGTTGGTTTGGGAGGCGGCACGGTCCGAGGGGAGCGGCTCTAGGCTCTCTCCCCACGGATGCGGCGCGCCAGCTGGATGTCCTTGGGCATGATGGTGACTCGCTTGGCGTGGATGGCGCACAGGTTGGTATCCTCGAAGAGCCCCACCAGATAAGCCTCACTCGCCTCCTGCAGGGCCATGACAGCCGAGCTCTGGAAGCGCAGGTCCGTCTTGAAGTCCTGGGCGATCTCCcgcaccaggcgctggaagggcAGCTTGCGGATCAGCAACTCGGTGGATTTCTGGTAGCGGCGGATTTCCCGCAGGGCCACGGTGCCGGGGCGGTAGCGATGGGGCTTCTTCACCCCGCCCGTGGCGGGGGCACTTTTCCGGGCAGCTTTAGTAGCAAGCTGCTTACGGGGCGCTTTGCCACCAGTGGATTTACGAGCCGTCTGCTTGGTACGGGCCATATTCGCTGCAGGGCACTAGCAGCCTTTCTCTAGTGCAGCTACAGAGGAATAAGCGCTTCACCGCTGCTGTGCGCCATTTATAGCCCAGTCCAGGCTCCTGATTGGCTAGGAGCAGCAGGGCGACCGTTGAGGGGTTTAAATTTCCCGGGCTCAGCACGGATTGGCCATAGGGGGCTGCTCCTTCCGTTGGGCTCACGAGGCTTCTGGGGTTTGAGCGCTTCTCGCCTTTGGAAGTGCGAGGGGAGGGGACTGATCTCGGGGGCAACGGAGGAACTCTGCACGGGGATTGGCTGGAACTTGAAACCCGCCACCTCCTTACAAGAGTGCGGGGGTCAGGTGTGGAAAGGAGGGTTTCTGTAACTAAATCCCCTCCTCTGATTGGCTGTCCAGTATTTGAATTTCCCGGGCTTGACAGGGATTGGCTGGAGATTTTACGCCCATACGTGTTTGTCCACAGGCGCCCGTGGCCCTTCCCTCCCGTCGCTCCCCGGGGAGACACAAGGCTCCCAGGTGGCGAAGCGTTGGGGCAGGCTGGTCCTTGATCTCTGCTGCTAAAGTCGGGGTGTCGGCGCTAACGGGGGGTGGGGTGAGTCAGCGGCTCGTGTACCGTGCACGGGGACCCGGCCCTGCAACGGGCCCCGGACTCCCCTCTGCCCATGCAGTGGCAGGAAAGATTCAAACTGTGACACCCAACGTGAGCCACGCTTGCAGAACGTTTCTGTCGGGCCCCGTGCTGGGGGGGCAGTTTTCCCCTCTGCAACCCCACCTAGAAACAAACCTCCGGCTTGCATTTTAATCTGTGCCTCTCATCTGAATGCACTTCGTGCCCCTCCAGCTCAATGTCATAAACACTGAATGAAAGCAAGATCCACAGGAGAATATGATCCATAAGGGTCCACCATTGATCCACAATTTCCATAGCAACATACGATATGAAGTCCTAAGTACAGGGTAGGGGGCTTTGATACAGGATCTAGCAAAAGGGGAGCTAGACTATGGAGCAGGGGGGAAGCTCTTATTCCTAACCACATGGTTTGTTCTGTCCTGATCCCCCACTTAATTGACACCAGTGGAAGTAGGATCTGGGtggttgttggggggggggggggggaagtgtgttATGATCTAAATGATTAAAGCACATGGCCTGAGATCTGGATTCTATGCCAGAGGCTGCTTATGTGATCCTTTGCATGTCTTTTAGCATCTCtgatcccccacacacacaaagaggCACGTTTTCTAAAGAGTGAATTCGCTTTGTGGCTCCTGAATGAGAACGGAGATGTGTGCGTGGGGGAGGGGATCTGAAGAGGTTTTGAAAATTCCGCCCTTAGAACCAAtgtttcctttcttctccagccGGCTGCAGCTCATTGCGAGCCAAGCCAAAAGGAGAAGGGTGTGTTTCACCAAAGACAGAAATGAGGGGTCTCCAGTCCTATTCATTTACTCTTAACATTGTTTATCTTCTCAATCATGGGGCAGGTCCAGCTCTTGACCTCACAACCTGGGAGATAAAAACATTCATAGCTTTCATCTACCCCCTCCAACTCTTAAAACGAAACCTCCATCTTTGCCGGATTTCATGGATCTGTATTGATTTTCCTTTCCCCCTGTACGAATTAGGAGACTGCTTTGTTCCATTTACACCACGAACACTGAGCATCCCAATTCAGTACCACAGCTCTATagtagaaagatttttttttaggaaCTATAAGAGACTGACAAGCTCTTTTTAGGAATTTGTGGGTGGCTCTTAAAAGAGCCTTTGGGTTCACACAGATCGAGTCGCGGGCAAACGTCTCCTCCAGGAGATAGGACAGTCTCACTTGCCCTTAGCCTTGTGACTCTCGGTTTTCTTGGGCAGCAGCACCGCCTGGATGTTGGGCAGGACCCCACCCTGGGCGATGGTGACTTTGCCCAGCAGCTTGTTCAGCTCCTCGTCGTTGCGGATAGCCAACTGCAAGTGGCGGGGGATGATGCGGGTTTTCTTGTTGTCCCGGGCCGCGTTGCCAGCCAGCTCCAAGATTTCAGCAGTCAGGTACTCCAGCACCGCGGCCATATAAACGGGAGCGCCAGCACCTACTCGCTCCGCATAGTTCCCTTTGCGCAAGAGCCGATGCACACGACCCACGGGGAACTGCAGCCCCGCACGAGAAGAGCGAGATTTCGCCTTAGCTCGCACCTTCCCGCCTTGCTTTCCACGACCAGACATGACCACAACTTCCTAAAAGCTTTCTCAGAAAAACGAAATGTAACAATAACTAGGTGTTTGGTTGCTGGCTTTTTATTCCCTCACGGGGATGGGGCGGGCggctcctgattggctgcctcatgCTTCTGTTCCAAAACACCCAATGGGAAAGCCACTTCGCAACCCCGCCAATCGGGAAAGAAAGAGGGGGCTGCCCACCAATAGCAGCGCAATATTTCGAGGAAGCTCATTTACATCTGCGGTGACAACTTGAAATGGCCGTCCGATATGTAAACAGCCAATAGGAAGGATGGGATTAGGCTACCCTCATTTGCATAGGGGCGCTATAAATACAGGACTCTCCCGCAAGCGGATTATTACGTTGCTAGTTCTGTTTTGTGCTGTCAGTAGCGATCGAGATGCCTGAGCCGGCGAAATCTGCTCCCGCGCCTAAGAAGGGCTCTAAGAAAGCGGTGACTAAGACCCAGAAGAAAGGGGACAAGAAGCGCCGTAAGACCAGGAAGGAGAGTTACTCTATCTACGTCTACAAGGTGCTGAAGCAAGTTCACCCCGACACCGGTATCTCCTCTAAGGCCATGGGCATCATGAATTCCTTCGTCAATGATATCTTCGAGCGCATTGCTGGCGAGGCGTCCCGCCTGGCGCATTATAACAAGCGCTCCACCATCACCTCCCGGGAGATCCAGACCGCCGTTcgcctgctgctgcctggggagCTGGCCAAACACGCCGTGTCTGAGGGCACCAAGGCTGTGACCAAGTACACCAGCTCTAAGTAACCGCTCTATGTTCTCTAAGAGACTTCCACTATGAACCCAAAGGCTCTTTTAAGAGCCACCCACTTTCTCCATGAGAGAGCTGAGATATAGGTGATCATCTAAAATGCATTGATCCTATTTTTTATAGGAGAACTAACATGTATAAGATGCTTCTGAGGAATGACAACTTTTGTGAAAAACTAATTGTCCCAGGGTTTGATACATAATGGAAAATAGATGCTTACCTAAAACTATTAACTTTAGAATATTTAGGTAAAAAATCTTTTGTCCCATTAATGTCTACTATTCAGCAATGGCATCTGAACACCTTTATGtttaaacaatataaaatatcAATTTCTATAAAGTACTaataagtggggtttttttagttaaTTTTCCCTAATAAAAATTTTCTTAACATCTGCATCAAAAAGCAGAATATTTCTGGAAGCAGAAGGAACTGTAGTTCATAGCTCTAAAACAAACAGCACCAAAATACTTAAAGGGACTGGGGAAGGAGAGGCCTGGAGACATTGAGTGTAAATATGCAGACTGGATTTCTCTaatcagaaaatgaatgttaattttaaaaattaccattTAGGTATTTGGGGAGGCATCCATTCTTGTAAGTGATGTGCATCTCCAATGAAAGAGGTTTTAGTCACTCTTTTACACttaattgtttgcttttttttatctAGAGTTCACCCCTCCCAAGTTTTGTAACTGCAAGaaaagtcacaggtttcagagtagcagccgtgttagtctgtattcgcaaaaagaaaaggagtacttgtggcaccttagagactaacaaatttattagagcataagctttcgtgagcatccgaatGAAGtgagtgaatgcatccgatgaagtgagctgtagctcacgaaagcttatgctctaataaatttgttagtctctaaggtgccacaagtactccttttctttttgcaagaaaaGTGTATTCCTAGAGTAAAATAAAATCTCTAATGGTAAACTGATACACTTTCACTGTAAATTTTGAATCCACTAGAATAAATATTCCCACATTCACTTTCACCAAGACTTTAAGAAAACCATTGTGAAATAACCTGAAGCCGCTTTTATAGACAAGTCAAATTATAAATTGGTATTCGATCTTTGCAGAGAAAGGTATATTGTAAGAGTAGTGTATACTTCTGGCCTTTTAACAAAATACCACATTTAGTATAAGCTGCCATCTCCTTACAACTGTaagagaaaaggaatacttgtggcaccttagactaacaaatttatttgagcataaactttcgtaagctacagctacagctcatttcatcagatgtacgaaagtttatgctcaaataaatgtgttggtctctaaggtgccacaagtcgtcctgttctttttgcgaatacagatcaatacggctgctactctgaaaactgtaagagaCACACTCGAAAGGACCGAAAATCCTCAGTTCTGACATGGAgcgatatttttatttatttttttcatattaatgtaacccccctcctccagcacatGGAAGTTAAATAGTTGACCTGGGAGGCCCTTGCACCAAGGCAGTCCAAGGatctcgggggggagggggggcgtgtAGCTCAAACAGTCTTTGATTCCAAACTGCGGCCAACATGATTCTCCCGGCCATGGAAGTGGGGAGGAGACAAAAGGTCACTTTACGTTTGCAAATATCCAAGTATTTAAGATGCTCATAAGTGTGAattgggagggagtggggacacaCCCCGCCGTTGGGCTGAAGATGAAAAAGCTGTACTCCCTCCAAGTGGCGCCGTgcgaggtttttttcccccctctgcaaGGTTTAGGGCAGGGCAGACTTCAGGAACTGAATGCCAGGACGCGGCAGAAAGAACAAGGTGTCCCATTTGCACGGGCGTGGGGTGGATCCATTTGTGCTCCGTCACCTCTCCAGCCCCAAACCTTTGTGATACTTTCTGGTGAAAAATAACCGATTTCCAAAGTCCAAAAGGGACTTTTTAAATCTCTTCCGAGTTAAGCGAGGGGGATATGCAGTCCTGCCGTCTCTGTTACCCGAGCCAAAAATGCAGGGACCTACAGGCAATTAAAGGACACCCACACTTCCTCTAACGCTCACTTTGCGGCCTGCCTC is a window encoding:
- the LOC119847513 gene encoding histone H2A.J-like; translated protein: MSGRGKQGGKVRAKAKSRSSRAGLQFPVGRVHRLLRKGNYAERVGAGAPVYMAAVLEYLTAEILELAGNAARDNKKTRIIPRHLQLAIRNDEELNKLLGKVTIAQGGVLPNIQAVLLPKKTESHKAKGK
- the LOC119847157 gene encoding histone H2B 8 — protein: MPEPAKSAPAPKKGSKKAVTKTQKKGDKKRRKTRKESYSIYVYKVLKQVHPDTGISSKAMGIMNSFVNDIFERIAGEASRLAHYNKRSTITSREIQTAVRLLLPGELAKHAVSEGTKAVTKYTSSK
- the LOC119847515 gene encoding histone H3-like is translated as MARTKQTARKSTGGKAPRKQLATKAARKSAPATGGVKKPHRYRPGTVALREIRRYQKSTELLIRKLPFQRLVREIAQDFKTDLRFQSSAVMALQEASEAYLVGLFEDTNLAVRVEMSGRGKGGKGLGKGGAKRHRKVLRDNIQGITKPAIRRLARRGGVKRISGLIYEETRGVLKVFLENVIRDAVTYTEHAKRKTVTAMDVVYALKRQGRTLYGFGG